A single region of the Undibacterium piscinae genome encodes:
- a CDS encoding MotA/TolQ/ExbB proton channel family protein, with protein sequence MKTSAKTTLSTFLAAVLFSVTAAMTTPVFAADPASAPVAEASAPAVAAVDASAPVAADAAAPAPDAASKEVVNPYGMEALLKGGDIVAKGTLLIMAIMSMGSWYILITKIIDQVKLSAQAKESRQFWKAPSVAAGITTLKEGSPFRFIAEAAVNSTQHHEGALLEQIDLNSWVTMSIQRSVDKVQSRLQDGLAFLATVGSTAPFVGLFGTVLGIYHALTQIGASGQASIDKVAGPVGEALIMTAIGLGVAVPAVLGYNFVVRRNKSCMEEVRAFSADLHSVVLSGAMSKAAANTAKKVA encoded by the coding sequence ATGAAAACCAGCGCTAAGACTACATTAAGCACATTCCTGGCCGCAGTTCTGTTCTCCGTAACTGCCGCAATGACGACTCCGGTGTTCGCCGCTGATCCAGCTTCCGCACCTGTTGCTGAAGCAAGTGCACCAGCAGTTGCGGCAGTTGATGCTTCGGCACCAGTCGCGGCAGATGCAGCCGCTCCGGCACCAGATGCAGCAAGCAAAGAAGTGGTTAATCCATACGGTATGGAAGCCCTGTTAAAAGGCGGTGATATCGTTGCTAAAGGTACTTTGCTGATCATGGCTATCATGTCTATGGGTAGCTGGTACATCCTGATCACGAAGATCATTGACCAAGTTAAATTGTCGGCTCAGGCAAAAGAATCGCGCCAGTTCTGGAAAGCGCCTAGCGTTGCCGCTGGTATCACTACCCTGAAAGAAGGTAGCCCATTCCGTTTCATCGCTGAAGCGGCCGTAAATTCCACTCAACATCACGAAGGCGCTTTGCTGGAACAAATCGACTTGAACTCCTGGGTGACGATGTCTATCCAACGTTCTGTTGATAAAGTTCAAAGCCGTTTGCAAGATGGCCTGGCTTTCCTGGCGACAGTCGGTTCTACCGCACCATTCGTTGGTCTGTTCGGTACTGTTTTGGGTATTTACCATGCGTTGACACAGATCGGTGCTTCCGGTCAGGCGTCTATCGACAAAGTGGCAGGTCCGGTCGGTGAAGCGCTGATCATGACAGCTATCGGTCTGGGCGTAGCGGTTCCTGCGGTTCTCGGTTACAACTTCGTGGTTCGTCGCAACAAGAGCTGCATGGAAGAAGTTCGTGCGTTCAGCGCCGACCTGCACTCCGTAGTTCTGTCTGGCGCAATGAGCAAAGCGGCTGCCAACACGGCTAAAAAAGTAGCTTAA
- a CDS encoding energy transducer TonB produces MDFSGREAEPGKKFTGIGLVILFHVVLVWGLINGGAAKIKAAIQKPLETKIVEEVKPPPPPPDAPPPPPPKLQAPPPPFVPPPEVQVQQQVVPQNAIASVSNVKPESNAKPTSVQQPVVEAKPAGPSIVPGVVDFKQAGCKPEYPRASLRNEEQGTVLLAVLIGADGSVSDVKIEKSSGFRGLDNAVRTHLLSGACKHKPGTVDGKPQQTWTKVNYVWSLE; encoded by the coding sequence ATGGATTTTTCAGGACGTGAGGCCGAACCGGGTAAGAAATTTACCGGGATAGGTCTTGTTATATTATTTCACGTGGTGTTGGTCTGGGGGTTGATCAATGGTGGTGCGGCCAAAATTAAGGCTGCCATCCAAAAACCGCTCGAGACTAAAATCGTAGAAGAGGTGAAGCCACCACCGCCACCACCTGATGCGCCGCCGCCGCCGCCGCCTAAGTTGCAAGCGCCGCCGCCGCCGTTCGTGCCGCCTCCTGAAGTTCAGGTGCAGCAGCAGGTGGTGCCGCAAAATGCGATTGCTTCCGTATCGAATGTTAAGCCAGAGTCAAATGCTAAGCCTACCAGTGTTCAGCAGCCGGTAGTTGAGGCCAAGCCAGCAGGTCCGTCTATCGTTCCTGGTGTGGTTGACTTTAAGCAAGCCGGTTGCAAACCGGAATATCCACGCGCTTCCTTGCGTAACGAAGAGCAGGGAACGGTCTTGCTGGCCGTGCTGATTGGTGCCGATGGTTCCGTATCTGACGTAAAAATTGAAAAGTCCAGTGGTTTCCGTGGGCTTGATAATGCCGTGCGTACTCATCTGTTGTCGGGCGCGTGCAAACACAAACCAGGAACTGTCGATGGCAAGCCACAACAAACCTGGACCAAAGTGAACTATGTATGGAGTCTTGAATAA